A genomic segment from Chitinophaga flava encodes:
- a CDS encoding DNA glycosylase AlkZ-like family protein, translated as MTESDIMCHRLHNQLLHNSTYTSPAAVVQWLGCLQSTDYTAAKGSIIARMQASGNTSVDTLINQGILRRSFLLKPIHHLVTATDNTWIQSLTTPLIKTSCKRLCHTLSIDTPLLKRSRHTLGKILRDGQSLTRQQLAPHLGLSPKDLRINILLMDAELEGIICNGPLSGKTFTYRLQPSQTLAIPAEEAVAMLAQRYFRSRGPARLQDFAYWSSLPTVTAKKGLLECALSCEVVDGEAYWFSADMDRTVPVIQGALALPAADEFYVGYEEGGLGRGEGQLR; from the coding sequence ATGACAGAAAGTGATATCATGTGCCACCGGCTGCATAATCAGCTATTGCACAACAGTACCTATACATCCCCCGCAGCCGTAGTACAATGGCTCGGATGCCTCCAGTCCACCGATTACACCGCGGCCAAAGGAAGCATCATCGCCCGTATGCAGGCTTCCGGCAATACGTCTGTCGATACACTCATCAACCAGGGCATCCTGCGCCGCAGCTTCCTGCTCAAACCCATCCATCACCTCGTCACCGCCACCGACAATACCTGGATACAATCCCTCACCACCCCACTTATCAAGACATCCTGTAAACGCCTATGCCATACCCTCAGCATCGATACCCCACTGCTAAAACGCAGCAGACATACCCTCGGAAAAATACTCCGCGACGGACAGTCTTTAACAAGACAACAACTAGCCCCCCACCTTGGCCTATCCCCCAAAGACCTGCGTATCAACATCCTCCTCATGGATGCAGAACTGGAAGGTATCATCTGTAACGGTCCCCTCTCCGGTAAAACATTTACCTACCGCTTACAACCTTCTCAGACGCTCGCCATACCTGCCGAAGAAGCCGTGGCGATGCTGGCACAACGCTACTTCCGTAGCCGCGGACCCGCAAGGCTACAGGATTTCGCCTACTGGAGCAGTCTGCCTACCGTCACGGCTAAAAAAGGACTCTTAGAATGTGCATTGTCCTGTGAAGTCGTGGATGGTGAGGCTTATTGGTTTTCTGCTGATATGGATAGGACGGTGCCTGTTATTCAGGGGGCGTTAGCATTACCGGCGGCGGATGAGTTTTACGTGGGGTATGAGGAAGGGGGATTGGGAAGAGGAGAGGGGCAATTGCGTTGA
- a CDS encoding NADPH-dependent FMN reductase encodes MSQKLNILAISGSTRLQSSNHQLIKAVASLAADVAHVELFDGLTNIPHFNPDSDHDNPPAEVVAFRHRLREADAVLICTPEYAIGVPGTLKNAIDWTVSSMEFSRKPVALITAGTSGFKAHESLLGTLLIIESNIATTAQIVISGVKTKINQEGVITDTATLEKVQQLIEALVAVVKEEPVPLMPRPSLF; translated from the coding sequence ATGTCACAAAAGCTTAATATTCTCGCTATCTCTGGAAGTACCCGTCTACAATCCTCCAATCATCAACTGATAAAAGCTGTTGCCAGCCTGGCTGCAGACGTCGCTCATGTAGAGCTGTTTGACGGGCTGACGAATATTCCTCATTTTAACCCTGATTCAGACCATGATAATCCGCCTGCGGAGGTTGTTGCCTTCCGGCACCGTTTGCGGGAAGCAGATGCTGTCCTGATCTGTACGCCGGAATATGCCATCGGTGTGCCGGGTACCCTGAAAAATGCAATCGACTGGACCGTTTCTTCCATGGAGTTTTCCCGGAAGCCGGTAGCACTGATCACAGCCGGTACCTCCGGTTTCAAAGCACATGAATCACTGCTGGGGACCTTGCTGATCATCGAATCGAACATTGCTACCACCGCTCAGATAGTCATCTCCGGCGTAAAAACAAAAATCAATCAGGAGGGCGTTATCACGGACACGGCTACACTGGAAAAGGTACAACAGCTGATAGAGGCCCTGGTGGCTGTAGTGAAAGAAGAGCCTGTTCCATTGATGCCAAGGCCTTCCCTGTTCTGA
- a CDS encoding alpha-L-fucosidase, giving the protein MKKILSGATLLLCCFFSLSAQKYTADWSSLNKRGIPAWFNEAKFGIFIHWGVYAVPSFAVVGPGGYSEWYWYNLNGTKEGSHQQVQAFHDKQYGKDFTYQQFEKQFTASLFDPAQWADVFKRSGAKYVVLTSKHHEGYCLWDNKQADESWGHAWNAVTGTPKRDLLGDLTAAVRKEGLRMGYYYSLYEWFNPLYRKDRQRYVKEVMMPQFKDLVTRYKPAVIFSDGEWEMSDTAWRSTELLAWLYNESPVKDEVAVDDRWGNNTRGKNNGATYLTSEYGSGMQPGVVWEESQGIGQSYGYNRMEKADDYKKSNDLILLLTDIVSRGGNLLLDIGPTADGRIPVIMQQRLLDIGNWLKVNGEAIYETKAWKETRQWSSGKKPEIKEESYMSGYNISQMVVPSSTHAHIEMFFTTRQDALYCIVPRFEQQLRIRNYTAPRNVVCSILGSNKPIAGQQQGKDFVINLSGLKPGDIPQQLFVVKIK; this is encoded by the coding sequence ATGAAAAAAATACTATCAGGTGCAACATTGCTATTATGTTGTTTTTTCTCTCTTTCTGCGCAAAAATATACGGCCGACTGGAGTTCTCTTAACAAACGAGGTATCCCTGCGTGGTTCAACGAAGCCAAGTTTGGCATCTTTATTCACTGGGGGGTATATGCAGTGCCTTCCTTTGCTGTAGTGGGTCCGGGAGGGTATTCTGAGTGGTACTGGTATAATCTGAACGGTACCAAAGAAGGTAGTCATCAGCAGGTGCAGGCATTTCATGACAAACAATACGGAAAGGATTTTACCTATCAGCAGTTTGAAAAACAGTTCACAGCCTCGTTATTTGATCCGGCGCAATGGGCCGATGTTTTCAAACGTTCTGGTGCGAAGTATGTGGTGCTTACATCCAAACATCATGAAGGATATTGTTTGTGGGATAACAAACAGGCAGATGAATCATGGGGCCATGCCTGGAATGCAGTAACGGGAACGCCTAAACGTGATCTGCTGGGAGATCTGACAGCTGCGGTACGTAAGGAAGGGTTGCGTATGGGGTATTATTATTCGTTGTATGAATGGTTTAATCCTTTGTACCGGAAAGACAGGCAGCGCTATGTCAAAGAAGTGATGATGCCACAGTTTAAGGACCTGGTAACGCGTTATAAGCCTGCTGTTATTTTTTCTGATGGGGAATGGGAGATGTCTGATACTGCCTGGCGCAGCACTGAGTTGCTGGCATGGTTGTATAATGAATCGCCGGTAAAGGATGAGGTAGCGGTAGATGACCGCTGGGGCAATAATACCCGGGGCAAAAACAATGGGGCTACTTATCTTACGTCAGAGTATGGCAGCGGGATGCAGCCGGGAGTAGTATGGGAGGAAAGTCAGGGTATCGGGCAGTCTTATGGTTATAACCGGATGGAAAAGGCTGACGACTACAAGAAGAGTAATGATCTGATTTTATTACTGACAGATATTGTGTCACGGGGTGGTAATCTGTTGCTGGACATAGGGCCTACGGCAGATGGGCGTATACCGGTGATCATGCAGCAGCGTTTGCTCGACATTGGCAACTGGCTTAAAGTAAATGGCGAGGCCATCTATGAAACCAAAGCCTGGAAGGAGACCCGGCAGTGGAGTAGTGGCAAGAAGCCTGAAATAAAGGAGGAGAGCTATATGTCGGGGTATAATATTTCGCAGATGGTTGTTCCTTCTTCGACACATGCCCACATAGAAATGTTTTTTACGACCCGTCAGGATGCCTTATATTGCATAGTGCCACGTTTTGAACAACAGCTGCGTATTCGTAATTATACGGCCCCTAGAAACGTTGTCTGTAGTATTCTGGGCAGTAACAAGCCTATCGCCGGGCAGCAGCAGGGCAAGGATTTTGTGATCAATTTATCCGGACTTAAACCGGGAGATATTCCGCAGCAACTATTTGTGGTGAAGATAAAATGA
- a CDS encoding mechanosensitive ion channel family protein, translating to MPNILWNLMLIGISVIAGCLIKFLLSLILRKTSKTNESFSLVHSALLHLGRAFNYFLPLLILNMLMPLMRIHPKYEPSLTRLAEIALTLSFAALVIGILKVLEDYVYHVYDLNKANNLKERKIRTQLQFVRKLAIALVLILTACIILLSFDSMRKLGAGLLTGVGVGGIIIGFAAQKSLGNLLAGFQIAFTQPIRIDDVLVVEGEWGRVEEITLTYVVLNIWDQRKLILPINYFIEKPFQNWTRTGSEILGTAFFYLDYTAPVDNIRAEFDRLLKASPLWDKRASALQVTNITERTIEVRTLMSAATSGQAFDLRCYMREQLLKYIRENHPECLPQLRTADTL from the coding sequence TTGCCCAACATCTTATGGAACCTGATGTTGATAGGCATTTCAGTAATTGCAGGATGCCTGATCAAATTCCTGCTTTCACTTATATTGCGGAAGACCAGCAAAACCAACGAAAGTTTTTCGCTGGTACATAGCGCGCTGCTCCATCTTGGCAGAGCATTCAACTATTTTCTGCCGTTGCTGATCCTCAACATGTTGATGCCATTGATGCGTATTCACCCCAAATATGAGCCTTCGCTGACACGCCTGGCGGAAATCGCACTCACATTATCATTTGCAGCACTGGTCATCGGCATACTCAAAGTGCTGGAAGATTATGTATATCACGTATATGATCTCAATAAAGCTAACAACCTGAAAGAACGGAAGATCCGCACCCAGCTGCAGTTTGTAAGGAAGCTGGCCATAGCCCTTGTACTGATACTCACAGCCTGTATCATCCTGCTGAGTTTTGACAGCATGCGTAAACTCGGCGCTGGCCTGCTCACCGGTGTAGGCGTGGGCGGTATCATCATCGGCTTCGCTGCACAAAAATCACTCGGCAACCTGCTGGCCGGCTTCCAGATTGCCTTTACACAGCCTATCCGCATAGACGACGTACTGGTGGTGGAAGGAGAATGGGGACGTGTGGAAGAAATTACACTCACCTATGTGGTACTCAACATCTGGGATCAACGCAAACTAATACTCCCGATCAATTACTTCATCGAAAAACCTTTCCAGAACTGGACACGCACCGGCTCCGAAATACTGGGTACCGCCTTCTTTTATCTCGACTATACCGCACCTGTAGATAACATAAGAGCTGAATTTGACAGACTGCTCAAAGCCTCTCCCCTCTGGGATAAACGTGCCAGCGCCCTGCAGGTCACCAACATCACCGAACGTACTATTGAAGTAAGGACCCTGATGAGCGCTGCCACCTCAGGCCAGGCCTTCGACTTACGATGTTATATGCGTGAACAGCTGCTGAAATATATCAGGGAAAATCATCCGGAGTGTTTGCCCCAACTCAGGACTGCTGATACATTATGA